The Solanum lycopersicum chromosome 9, SLM_r2.1 genome window below encodes:
- the LOC101245484 gene encoding GPN-loop GTPase 3-like protein, which translates to MGYAQLVIGPAGSGKSTYCSSLYQHCETTRRTIHIVNLDPAAENFDYPVAMDIRELISLDDVMEELGLGPNGGLMYCMEHLEENLDEWLTEELENYLDDDYLVFDCPGQIELFSHVPVLKNFVEHLRRTNFNVCVVYLLDSQFITDVTKFISGCMASLSAMVQLELPHVNILSKMDLVTNKKEVENYLNPEPHLLLAELNQRMAPQFQKLNKSLIEVVDQYSMVNFIPLDLRKESSIQYILSQIDNCIQYGEDADVKVKDFDQEEDD; encoded by the exons ATGGGCTATGCACAGTTAGTTATTGGCCCTGCCGGCAGTGGAAAG TCCACTTACTGCTCTAGTTTGTATCAACATTGTGAGACCACACGACGCACTATCCATATTGTGAACCTAGATCCTGCTGCAGAGAATTTTGACTATCCAGTGGCTATGG ACATCAGAGAGCTCATCTCGCTGGATGATGTTATGGAAGAACTTGGTTTGGGACCAAATGGTGGCCTTATGTATTGCATGGA ACATCTTGAAGAAAATTTGGACGAGTGGCTAACAGAAGAGTTGGAAAACTACTTGGATGATGACTACCTAGTCTTTGACTGCCCAG GCCAGATTGAGCTTTTCTCACATGTTCCTGTGCTGAAGAACTTCGTGGAACACCTAAGGCGTACAAATTTTAATGTTTGTGTGGTATATTTACTTGATTCTCAG TTTATTACAGATGTGACCAAATTCATTAGTGGTTGTATGGCTTCACTCTCTGCTATGGTTCAACTTGAACTACCCCATGTTAACATACTCTCAAAAATGGATCTTGTGACAAACAAAAAGGAAGTTGAGAA TTACTTGAATCCAGAGCCGCATCTGTTACTGGCAGAATTGAATCAGCGAATGGCTCCACAATTTCAAAAGCTTAACAAATCATTGATTGAAGTG GTGGACCAGTACAGCATGGTGAACTTTATCCCTCTTGACCTGAGAAAAGAGAGCAG CATACAGTACATCTTATCCCAGATTGACAACTGCATCCAGTATGGAGAGGACGCTGATGTAAAGGTTAAAGATTTTGACCAAGAGGAGGACGATTAG
- the LOC101245193 gene encoding uncharacterized protein LOC101245193, producing MYAFRKTNHTLIFFLQTLASVSDTVSDIMLQLFLSQPSWKENATGESVEMGKALLNELESVIWSLMLVEGRSECRLWLCNAVAEMRSITPRNQRELFMTLLRSKPLKQPLIGQLLQLLFQKEPQKAGLIIAKKCFLLENFFKGNRNRILQWFSNFAGTGYVDHTKGAKALSQFAFVNRDICWEELEWKGKHGQSPAMVATKPHYFLDLDVERTVENFLEYVPEFWSSKEFAESLRDGDILTIDNNFFINMFVELMYKDNLKEVWEIIDEFLNEQSFSFLCQHLLIILEEEDLMVFLDLLQSYVKPSLQKMDCHDSLDQLLEIILSKCDANNSLDQLLLLNAVATQSRQLMRFIREEGSQEQKEKVKHVIFQICKPTSPKDRFTPILRECFRRKSSESIKWLGLQSWAFYCYLSEDYRNSSSWENLFACNNISFRKSKTYPILEHDQLLEESEFEQDNRSARNKRKKRQKHRKKKRRDIDFEELNGDEFADVITNRLELYSTSGDWLLSTDGYSSTWSSADLPEHISKHCFFTWMKWVFTE from the exons atgtatgcCTTTAGAAAAACGAACCATACACTAATATTTTTTCTCCAAACGTTGGCCTCCGTCTCCGATACCGTTTCAG ATATAATGCTTCAGTTATTTCTATCTCAACCATCTTGGAAGGAAAATGCAACTGGCGAATCAGTTGAGATGGGAAAAGCTCTTCTGAACGAGCTAGAATCAGTCATCTGGTCACTGATGTTGGTGGAAGGGCGATCTGAGTGTCGGCTTTGGCTTTGTAATGCAGTCGCTGAGATGAGGTCTATAACACCACGCAATCAACGCGAGTTATTCATGACTTTATTGAGGTCTAAGCCTCTAAAACAACCCTTAATCGGACAACTTCTACAATTGCTTTTCCAGAAGGAACCTCAGAAAGCAGGGCTTATCATTGCAAAGAAAtgttttttattagaaaatttcTTCAAAG GAAACAGAAATCGTATTTTGCAGTGGTTCTCTAATTTTGCTGGTACTGGTTATGTGGACCATACAAAGGGGGCTAAGGCACTCTCCCAGTTTGCTTTTGTGAATAGAGACATCTGTTGGGAGGAGCTCGAGTGGAAGGGGAAACATGGGCAATCACCTGCAATGGTTGCCACTAAGCCTCACTATTTTCTTGATCTGGATGTCGAACGAACAGTGGAAAATTTTCTTGAGTATGTTCCTGAATTTTGGTCATCTAAGGAATTTGCCGAGTCACTAAGAGATGGTGATATTCTGACcattgataataatttttttatcaatatgtTTGTTGAGTTGATGTACAAGGATAATTTGAAAGAAGTATGGGAAATTATAGATGAGTTTCTGAATGAGCaatctttctctttcttatgTCAACACCTTCTCATCATTCTGGAGGAAGAAGATCTAATGGTTTTCTTGGACTTACTCCAAAGTTATGTTAAACCAAGCTTGCAAAAGATGGATTGCCATGATTCTCTTGATCAATTGCTTGAGATCATCCTCTCCAAGTGTGATGCCAATAATTCTCTTGATCAGTTGCTTCTCTTGAATGCGGTTGCTACTCAAAGTCGGCAGCTTATGCGATTTATACGTGAAGAAGGTAGTCAGGAGCAAAAGGAGAAGGTTAAGCATGTTATTTTCCAAATTTGTAAACCAACAAGCCCTAAAGATAGATTTACACCAATTCTGAGGGAATGCTTCAGAAGAAAATCTTCTGAGAGTATCAAATGGCTGGGACTGCAGTCTTGGGCCTTTTACTGTTACTTATCTGAGGATTACAGAAATTCCAGTTCCTGGGAAAATTTATTTGCTTGCAACAACATAAGCTTCCGCAAATCAAAGACTTATCCAATATTAGAACATGATCAGCTTCTGGAAGAAAGTGAGTTTGAGCAGGACAATAGGTCAGCCAGAAATAAGCGCAAGAAAAGGCAAAAAcacagaaagaaaaagagaagggaTATTGACTTTGAGGAATTAAATGGAGATGAATTTGCCGATGTAATTACAAATAGACTGGAGTTGTATTCGACATCTGGTGACTGGTTGCTTTCTACTGATGGGTATTCTAGCACTTGGAGCAGC GCGGACCTACCTGAGCATATATCGAAACATTGCTTCTTCACGTGGATGAAGTGGGTTTTTACTGAATGA